Genomic DNA from Leptospira venezuelensis:
TGCACCGATTGCATGGATCACTGCAGCGGCTCCGCACATATCGTATTTCATTTCGTGCATATCTTGAGCAGGTTTAATACTTATGCCGCCTGAATCGAACGTAAGACCTTTTCCAATGAGAGCCAATTTCTTTTTGGATTTTGCTTTCGGAGGATTATATTCCAAAACGATCATTTTAGGTTTTTTATCCGAACCTTGGGAAACCGCGAGTATTCCACCCATCTTTTCTTTTTTAAGTTGGGGCTCATCCATTACTGTGATTTTTAGCCCTGCTTCCTTTGCGATCTCTTTGGAGCGAGAAACAAATTCTTCTGGAGTGAAATGATTTGCAGGAAGGTGAGCGATATATCTGGCACCGTTCACGTATTTACTGACGGCTCTAGATTTATCTAAACCTGCTTTCGCGGATTTTTCTGCATTAGGATCTTCTAATACAAAACTTACATTTCCGAATTTTAGTTTTTTCTCTTTAAAATCCTTGGTGAGGACATTGATTGGAAATGCGCCTAGGTCGATTGAATTTGCGATCTGATAAACTAAAGAAGAAGGAGAAAGAGTTTTTGTCAAAAATCTAGTAAGCTTGATCTCCAATCCTACCGAATCCCATTTGCGTAGTTTTTCCCCAATATTTAAGAAGATCTGCGCTACGGAACGGATACTGACTTTGTTTGAATTTCCCAAGCCCAGGTAGATAATTCTTTCAGATTCATCTGTAAAACTTTGTCCGGATTCTCCTGTAAATATACCCGAACGAATCTGTTCGGAAAATTTGGTCTCTAATTCTTTGGGAATATTATCTTTTGTAACCGGGATTACTTTATAAATATTTTTGGAAGTGTTCTTTCCGATGCTAAAATTGATTTTTGATTTTTCTATCTTCATTTTTTGCCCAACGCCTTGATATCGCCTAGTATCTCATCAACGTGACCTTTCACGCTTACTTTCGGATAAACTTTCAAAATTTTCAGATCTGTTCCAATTAGGAAGGTGGTTCTGAGAATCCCCATAAATTCTCTTCCCATAAACTTTTTCAACTGCCAGACTCCGTAAGCCTCGCAGATGCTTCCATCCTCGTCGGAGAGAAGAGTAAAATTGAGTTCTTGTTTTTCTATAAATTTCTGGTGGGACTTAACTGAGTCTTTGGATACGCCTACTACGTTATAGCCTTCCTTTTTCAGTCTCGCAAAATTATCTCTAAAATCACAGGCCTCAGTGGTGCAACCTGGGGTTTGGTCCTTAGGATAAAAATATAATACCAAACCTTTTTTCCCGGCCAAATCCTTAAGAGAGACCTTTTCCCCGTCTTGGTTCAGGGTCGTAAAACTTGGGGCTTTGGTCCCCGCTTTTAAAGTACTCATACAAAGACAAATGATGGGGAACTCGGCTTCTATACAAGATTTTTTGTTTTGTTTCCGATTTCGGGAGGGAAGAAGGTGCTAAAAAGCCTTGCGAAATCTAAAAACCTGACGATATTAAAAGTATGGATCCTAAAGAAAGAATGGAGCTGATCCGTCAGGGAAATCAGGCGTTCAATGAAGGTGATATTCGAAAGGCCAGGGAATGTTTTCTGAAAACGGAATACAAGGACGGGCTCATTCGTTTAGGAGACCATTTCATGTTCGAGAAAAAACTTCCGATCCTTGCTTACGGTTATTATAAAAAAGCGGGTTATCAGAGAAGGATAGACGAAATTTTCCAAAGAATGTTATGGGCCCTCTCTCAATGGATCGGACCCGATAAGTTCAAAAATCCAGAACCTGAAAGAAAGGCTCCGGATCCGGAAGATTTTGTTGTACATCCAATCTTAAGACAAACTGCATTGGATATACTCAAGAAAAACGGAATGTCTATCTAGACATTTACCGGCGCTGTATATCTCACAAAATCAATTCCGATCCCATTCGGATCAGAGATTGCGAAATGTCTATCTCCCCATTCTTCTTCCTTTAGATCCAAAAGGATCAACACGTTTTTCTTTTTCAGCTCAGAATACAGAGTATCCACGTCTTCGGTTTCAATTGTGAGATACATCCCAAATCCTGAATATTCCTTTTGAAACGCAGGGTTCTGACTTGGAAGATCCGGAAGTAAAAATGAAATTTCATGTTTTCCATTCGGGGTAGAAAGAAGAATATACCAATCATTCTCGAATACGATTTGGAAGCCTAATTCCCCTATATAAAATTCCTTAGTCTCTTTCAGTTTGTTTGTGACTATTCCTGGGTTT
This window encodes:
- a CDS encoding leucyl aminopeptidase; translated protein: MKIEKSKINFSIGKNTSKNIYKVIPVTKDNIPKELETKFSEQIRSGIFTGESGQSFTDESERIIYLGLGNSNKVSIRSVAQIFLNIGEKLRKWDSVGLEIKLTRFLTKTLSPSSLVYQIANSIDLGAFPINVLTKDFKEKKLKFGNVSFVLEDPNAEKSAKAGLDKSRAVSKYVNGARYIAHLPANHFTPEEFVSRSKEIAKEAGLKITVMDEPQLKKEKMGGILAVSQGSDKKPKMIVLEYNPPKAKSKKKLALIGKGLTFDSGGISIKPAQDMHEMKYDMCGAAAVIHAIGAIAELGISVPVIAAIGVAENMPDAAALKPGDVYTAHNGLTVEVQNTDAEGRLVLGDVLSYVGKKYKPDYMIDLATLTGAIIISLGHEAAGVMSNSDKLRGLLDEASASSDERTWNLPLWEEYGEDLKSDIADLRNIAGRPGGSLSAAKYLERFVDSGIDWAHIDIAGTAWRKKASGTQIGNGPSGYGVRLLVDLAEKLEKNRGV
- the bcp gene encoding thioredoxin-dependent thiol peroxidase, which encodes MSTLKAGTKAPSFTTLNQDGEKVSLKDLAGKKGLVLYFYPKDQTPGCTTEACDFRDNFARLKKEGYNVVGVSKDSVKSHQKFIEKQELNFTLLSDEDGSICEAYGVWQLKKFMGREFMGILRTTFLIGTDLKILKVYPKVSVKGHVDEILGDIKALGKK
- a CDS encoding VOC family protein → MKLNPGIVTNKLKETKEFYIGELGFQIVFENDWYILLSTPNGKHEISFLLPDLPSQNPAFQKEYSGFGMYLTIETEDVDTLYSELKKKNVLILLDLKEEEWGDRHFAISDPNGIGIDFVRYTAPVNV